One window from the genome of Chroococcidiopsis sp. TS-821 encodes:
- the proC gene encoding pyrroline-5-carboxylate reductase, producing MSVKLGMIGGGVMGEALLSRLISQNVYQPTEVIVGEKSPERRDYLAQQYGVSVIEDNRVVAQQASTILLAIKPQVFAAVTAELGEAFLASTPLIVSILAGVSLSQLETAFPQLPVIRAMPNTPATVGAGMTAFALGSRASARDKQTAQQMFSAVGEVVEVPETLMDAVTGLSGSGPAYVALLVEALSDGGVAAGLPRAIATQLALQTVRGTVQLLQETKMHPAELKDRVTSPGGTTIAGVTELERGGFRAALIAAVKAAALRSQELGAKD from the coding sequence TTGTCTGTTAAGCTTGGCATGATTGGTGGCGGGGTAATGGGAGAAGCGCTCTTATCCCGCTTGATTTCTCAAAACGTTTATCAACCAACCGAGGTGATTGTCGGCGAGAAATCACCAGAACGACGCGATTACCTAGCGCAACAATACGGTGTATCGGTTATAGAAGATAATCGAGTTGTTGCGCAGCAAGCATCTACAATTCTCTTGGCGATCAAACCGCAAGTTTTCGCCGCCGTTACAGCCGAGCTAGGCGAAGCTTTTCTAGCATCAACGCCGTTGATAGTTTCAATTTTAGCAGGAGTTTCGCTGTCGCAGTTAGAAACGGCTTTTCCCCAACTTCCTGTCATTCGCGCCATGCCTAATACGCCTGCCACTGTAGGCGCTGGGATGACTGCATTTGCATTGGGGTCGCGTGCCAGTGCGCGTGACAAACAAACAGCCCAGCAGATGTTTTCTGCGGTCGGAGAAGTCGTAGAAGTTCCAGAAACGCTGATGGATGCAGTCACAGGATTATCAGGCTCAGGACCTGCGTATGTTGCCCTACTCGTCGAGGCGCTATCCGATGGTGGCGTTGCTGCTGGTTTACCGCGAGCGATCGCTACTCAACTTGCACTGCAAACTGTACGCGGAACAGTGCAATTGTTACAAGAAACAAAAATGCATCCAGCTGAACTCAAAGACCGCGTGACAAGTCCAGGAGGCACAACGATCGCCGGAGTTACTGAGCTAGAACGCGGAGGATTTCGGGCGGCGTTGATTGCCGCTGTAAAAGCCGCAGCGCTGCGATCGCAAGAATTAGGCGCAAAGGACTAG
- a CDS encoding cell division protein SepF: protein MSKIFTKIKKIVGLDEDPYIDDDIEYEVDDNGYRHTYQTETPQPVEEEFRPRRRVRERITLEPNHEVGAASMNNVIGMHEAGNRMYEVIVMEPRSFEEMPQAIQALRERKSVVLNLTMMDPDLAQRAVDFVAGGTYAIDGHQERVGDSIFLFTPICVQVTTQSGVVQEVPQTQVRTERTTTVNSHVWSADSTRIAQSS, encoded by the coding sequence GTGAGCAAAATTTTTACGAAGATCAAAAAGATTGTTGGATTAGACGAAGATCCGTATATTGACGATGATATTGAATACGAAGTCGATGATAACGGTTACCGCCACACTTACCAGACTGAAACTCCGCAACCAGTCGAAGAAGAATTTCGTCCGCGGCGGCGCGTACGTGAAAGAATTACACTAGAACCTAATCACGAAGTAGGAGCAGCTTCGATGAATAACGTGATCGGCATGCATGAGGCTGGAAATCGGATGTATGAAGTGATCGTGATGGAACCCCGCTCGTTTGAAGAAATGCCACAAGCGATTCAAGCTTTACGCGAGCGTAAGTCGGTTGTTCTTAACCTGACAATGATGGACCCCGATTTAGCTCAACGCGCAGTTGACTTTGTTGCTGGGGGAACTTATGCAATTGACGGTCATCAAGAGCGTGTCGGCGATAGTATTTTTCTATTCACTCCTATTTGCGTCCAAGTGACAACGCAGTCGGGAGTCGTGCAGGAAGTTCCTCAAACGCAAGTGCGTACAGAACGGACAACAACGGTCAACAGCCACGTTTGGTCAGCAGATTCGACTCGAATCGCGCAGTCAAGTTAA
- a CDS encoding YggS family pyridoxal phosphate-dependent enzyme, with product MSSIAERIAEIREKLPHTVRLIAVTKQVSVAAMREAYTAGIRDFGESRVQEAASKQAQLQDLTDVTWHMIGRLQTNKAKKALEQFQWIHSVDSLKLAQRLNQLAMQMSCQPKVCLQVKWLSDPNKTGWSVSELLQDLPALNACDRLDIQGLMTIPPLGLSDLEILNLFEQTRELATRIQKQHWSNMPMQHLSMGMSDDYLLAVQAGATMVRLGRILFGARPKISNTTESES from the coding sequence ATGAGTTCGATTGCTGAACGGATTGCCGAAATCCGCGAAAAACTGCCACATACAGTCCGCTTAATTGCTGTCACTAAGCAAGTCTCGGTTGCAGCGATGCGAGAAGCTTATACAGCCGGAATCCGAGATTTTGGTGAAAGTCGCGTTCAAGAAGCCGCAAGCAAACAAGCACAGCTACAAGATTTAACCGATGTCACTTGGCACATGATCGGACGGTTGCAGACAAACAAAGCCAAAAAAGCTTTAGAACAATTTCAATGGATTCATTCGGTTGATAGCTTAAAGCTAGCACAACGCTTAAACCAACTAGCGATGCAGATGTCGTGTCAGCCAAAGGTATGTTTGCAGGTCAAATGGCTCAGCGATCCCAATAAAACAGGATGGAGCGTGTCTGAACTGCTTCAAGATTTACCCGCACTGAATGCATGCGATCGCTTAGATATTCAAGGTTTGATGACAATTCCACCCTTAGGATTGAGTGATTTAGAAATTCTTAATCTTTTTGAACAGACGCGCGAACTGGCGACACGCATTCAAAAACAACACTGGTCTAATATGCCAATGCAACATCTTTCTATGGGAATGTCTGACGATTATCTCCTTGCAGTGCAAGCTGGAGCAACGATGGTGAGACTAGGGCGTATTTTATTTGGGGCAAGACCAAAGATATCAAATACTACCGAATCTGAAAGTTAA
- the pipX gene encoding transcriptional coactivator PipX, whose amino-acid sequence MSTEHYINHPNFGLLYRVCFVEEHQELFTTLYAQRLFFLVSTTTSGMKFEPIGRSEARLLLENRLRMLRRTGQTQEYEQLQTILQRTFQ is encoded by the coding sequence ATGAGTACAGAACATTACATCAATCATCCAAATTTCGGTCTATTGTACAGAGTCTGTTTTGTTGAGGAACACCAGGAACTGTTTACGACGCTTTATGCGCAAAGACTATTTTTTTTGGTATCGACGACAACATCAGGAATGAAGTTTGAACCAATTGGTCGCTCAGAAGCTCGTTTATTGTTAGAAAATCGCCTACGAATGCTACGCCGTACCGGACAAACTCAAGAATACGAACAGCTACAAACAATTTTGCAACGTACCTTCCAATGA
- the acpS gene encoding holo-ACP synthase, whose amino-acid sequence MIRLGTDIVYIPRIQAALERFGDRFLHRVYTATEQYDCGYAINSPSRPSIHQLAGRWAAKEAVTKALATGWRGINYTEIEIQRQMSGAPTVYLHGKAAALVATWNNFSWQLSLSHDRDYAIAVAILIYE is encoded by the coding sequence ATGATTCGACTAGGAACTGATATTGTTTATATTCCACGCATTCAAGCGGCGCTAGAGCGGTTTGGCGATCGCTTCTTACACCGCGTGTATACTGCAACCGAACAATATGATTGTGGATACGCAATCAATTCACCAAGTCGTCCTTCAATTCATCAGTTAGCTGGGCGTTGGGCGGCGAAAGAAGCAGTGACAAAGGCACTAGCTACAGGTTGGCGAGGTATTAATTACACTGAAATTGAAATTCAGCGTCAAATGAGTGGCGCACCTACAGTATACTTACACGGGAAAGCCGCAGCATTAGTTGCAACTTGGAATAACTTCTCTTGGCAATTGAGTTTAAGTCACGACCGCGACTATGCGATCGCAGTAGCAATTCTGATTTATGAGTAA
- a CDS encoding anthranilate synthase component I, translating to MQPWYWRSLPLKNRTGTQIFAALFAQDTIAALLESPYPSPPDRLPQARYSLCAGKPRTINGCLQMWIPAVGEVLPCLRQRLLSAANQLVVPPHSTLPFTGGWLGWLGYDLAWEIERLPTLKQDSLPFPVAFWYEPECFAVLDHWQQILYLATSDPQQLDQLEHHLVESPSTPLLAPVTSTRGTPARRRLLCSSAPLPPYPPSLPHFLTSQTEYENIVWRAKKYIQAGDIFQANLSLRFETETIASGWEIYQTLHKINPSPFASYWRSPWGEIASCSPERLVQLVGQQATTRPIAGTRPRGTTPESDRQLAQELRSNTKERAEHIMLVDLERNDLGRVCTWGSVVVDELLAIERYSHVMHLVSNIKGTLKADYSPIDLIQAMFPGGTITGCPKVRCMEIIEELEPVRRNLFYGSCGYLDWRGNIDLNILIRTLLLAPTSSTTTPATLKVWGQVGAGIVADSNPEKEWHESLYKAQAQLAALNQTRGEE from the coding sequence ATGCAACCGTGGTATTGGCGATCGCTTCCTCTCAAAAATCGCACTGGTACGCAGATTTTTGCTGCCTTGTTTGCACAAGATACAATTGCAGCGCTGTTAGAAAGTCCTTATCCGTCGCCACCAGACCGCTTACCCCAAGCTCGCTATTCGCTCTGTGCAGGTAAACCTCGGACAATTAACGGTTGTCTCCAAATGTGGATTCCAGCAGTCGGCGAAGTTCTACCTTGTCTTCGTCAGCGGCTTCTGAGTGCTGCAAATCAGCTTGTGGTACCTCCTCACTCGACGCTGCCATTTACGGGAGGTTGGCTAGGGTGGTTAGGCTATGACTTAGCCTGGGAAATTGAAAGACTGCCGACTCTCAAGCAAGATTCCTTACCATTTCCGGTAGCATTTTGGTATGAACCTGAATGCTTTGCAGTCCTCGACCATTGGCAGCAAATCCTTTATCTCGCAACCTCCGATCCGCAACAATTAGACCAGTTAGAACATCATCTAGTAGAATCTCCCTCTACCCCTTTGCTTGCGCCAGTCACCTCAACGAGGGGAACCCCCGCACGGCGCAGGCTCCTTTGCTCCTCTGCTCCTTTGCCCCCCTACCCCCCATCTTTACCACACTTCCTGACTTCTCAGACCGAGTACGAAAACATCGTCTGGCGTGCTAAAAAGTATATTCAAGCTGGAGATATTTTTCAGGCAAATCTTTCGCTGCGGTTTGAAACAGAAACAATAGCCTCAGGCTGGGAAATTTATCAAACATTACACAAAATCAATCCGTCACCGTTTGCGAGTTACTGGCGATCGCCTTGGGGAGAAATCGCGAGTTGCTCTCCAGAAAGATTAGTACAGCTTGTCGGACAACAAGCAACAACACGACCTATTGCTGGAACGAGACCGCGCGGTACGACACCTGAAAGCGATCGCCAGCTTGCCCAAGAGTTACGTTCAAACACTAAAGAACGCGCTGAACACATCATGCTCGTCGATCTCGAACGCAATGATTTAGGGCGCGTGTGTACCTGGGGTTCAGTCGTGGTTGATGAATTACTCGCGATCGAGCGCTACAGCCACGTGATGCATCTTGTCAGTAATATTAAAGGCACTTTGAAAGCAGACTACAGCCCGATTGATTTAATTCAAGCAATGTTTCCTGGTGGAACGATTACCGGTTGCCCAAAAGTCCGCTGTATGGAAATTATTGAAGAACTTGAACCTGTCCGCCGCAACTTATTTTATGGTTCGTGTGGTTATCTTGATTGGCGCGGTAACATAGACTTGAATATCTTAATTCGCACACTTCTATTAGCTCCAACGTCTTCTACAACGACACCTGCCACTCTAAAAGTTTGGGGTCAAGTTGGCGCCGGGATCGTAGCTGATAGCAACCCAGAAAAAGAATGGCACGAATCGCTGTATAAAGCGCAAGCACAACTTGCCGCACTGAATCAAACTAGGGGTGAGGAGTGA
- a CDS encoding energy-coupling factor transporter transmembrane protein EcfT, translated as MDLLRSLPMGLYLEQPLTWLHRLDPRVKLAWLLSFLLMPILANSAWRIMLVGLLVLITFAAKIPLRVWRQQMGWLLTVAFFVLLLGAASPDTLSIDYQPRLPSDELSFIPQPSDYQYVLFQRGPITVTRRSLVLAIRLSTILFTLIYSTNLFLLTTAPEEITAGIESLMRPLRWFKLPVTEIALTLTLALRFIPLVLEEVQNLARSVRTRAINWKKLGLKGAVKVWMMVAERLLENLLLRAEQMANAMMVRGFTSPNEHRVQWHALHLRSRDWIAIICLIAFWSARFVWGNEA; from the coding sequence ATGGATCTACTGCGATCGCTACCAATGGGGCTTTACCTTGAACAACCGCTGACTTGGTTGCATAGGCTCGACCCTAGGGTAAAGTTAGCTTGGTTATTGAGCTTTTTACTCATGCCGATTCTGGCAAATTCTGCTTGGCGAATTATGCTGGTAGGATTACTTGTACTGATTACGTTTGCGGCCAAAATTCCTTTACGAGTATGGCGTCAGCAGATGGGCTGGCTATTAACAGTAGCATTTTTTGTTTTACTACTCGGCGCTGCAAGTCCAGATACGCTCAGTATTGACTATCAACCTCGTCTCCCAAGTGATGAGTTAAGTTTTATTCCACAACCTTCGGATTATCAGTACGTTCTCTTTCAGCGCGGACCAATTACTGTCACCCGTCGTTCTTTGGTTTTAGCAATTCGCTTAAGTACGATTCTGTTTACTTTGATTTACAGTACTAATTTATTTTTATTGACAACTGCTCCTGAGGAAATTACCGCTGGAATCGAAAGCTTGATGCGACCTTTACGCTGGTTCAAACTTCCTGTAACAGAAATTGCCTTAACGTTGACGCTAGCACTACGGTTTATTCCCTTAGTTTTAGAAGAAGTACAGAATTTAGCACGTTCAGTGCGGACGCGGGCAATTAATTGGAAAAAACTAGGGCTTAAAGGTGCGGTCAAAGTCTGGATGATGGTAGCAGAACGATTGCTAGAGAATCTCTTACTCCGAGCCGAACAGATGGCTAATGCGATGATGGTACGCGGTTTTACAAGTCCGAACGAACATCGCGTACAATGGCACGCTCTACACTTAAGAAGCCGTGACTGGATTGCCATAATATGTTTAATAGCTTTTTGGAGTGCAAGATTTGTTTGGGGTAACGAAGCATAA
- the der gene encoding ribosome biogenesis GTPase Der, which produces MSLPVVAIIGRPNVGKSTLVNRLAGAQDAIVYDEPGVTRDRTYSNAYWRDREFVVVDTGGLVFDDDTEFLPLIREQASLALAEAVAAIFVVDGQTGPTPADEAIAEWLRQQPVPVLLAVNKCESPEQGLAQAAQFWELGLGEPYPISGIHGSGTGELLDQLITYIPPVSELPETDEIKVAIVGRPNVGKSSLLNAFVGTQRAIVSPISGTTRDTIDTVIERQGQVYRLIDTAGIRKKKNVEYGPEFFGINRAFKAIRRADVVLLVIDALDGVTEQDQKLVGRIVEEGRACVIVVNKWDAVEKDSYTIYDYEKHAKERLHFVDWAEMIFVSAKTGQRVEKILELVTQAAEAHKRRVSTSVINEILEEAVRWHSPPTTRQGRQGKIYYGTQVSTQPPSIALFVNEAERFNTNYRRYIEHQFRQHLGFHGTPIRLLWRSKKARDVENTANRATRV; this is translated from the coding sequence ATGTCTTTGCCTGTTGTTGCTATTATTGGACGCCCAAATGTGGGTAAATCAACGCTAGTCAATCGTTTAGCTGGCGCGCAGGATGCGATTGTCTACGATGAACCTGGGGTCACGCGCGATCGCACTTACTCGAATGCATACTGGCGCGATCGCGAATTCGTTGTCGTTGACACGGGCGGACTCGTTTTTGATGATGATACAGAGTTTTTACCCCTCATCCGAGAACAGGCAAGCTTAGCATTAGCCGAAGCCGTAGCTGCAATTTTTGTGGTAGATGGACAGACAGGACCCACTCCCGCTGATGAAGCGATCGCCGAATGGCTGCGACAGCAACCTGTTCCTGTACTTTTAGCCGTGAATAAATGCGAGTCACCCGAGCAAGGTTTAGCCCAAGCTGCACAATTTTGGGAACTAGGACTCGGCGAACCGTATCCTATTTCCGGAATCCATGGTAGCGGAACAGGAGAATTACTCGATCAGTTAATTACCTACATTCCACCCGTAAGCGAACTTCCTGAAACTGATGAAATTAAAGTGGCAATTGTGGGACGCCCGAATGTAGGCAAGTCAAGTTTGTTAAATGCCTTTGTCGGGACGCAAAGAGCGATCGTTAGTCCTATCTCTGGTACAACCCGCGACACGATTGATACCGTGATTGAACGCCAGGGACAAGTTTACCGCTTAATCGATACTGCCGGTATTCGCAAAAAGAAAAACGTCGAGTACGGTCCTGAATTTTTTGGGATCAATCGCGCATTTAAAGCAATCCGCCGTGCTGATGTCGTTTTGTTGGTGATCGATGCGCTCGATGGCGTGACAGAACAAGATCAAAAACTTGTAGGACGAATCGTAGAAGAAGGACGTGCTTGTGTCATCGTCGTCAATAAATGGGATGCTGTAGAAAAAGATTCGTACACAATCTACGATTACGAAAAGCACGCGAAAGAAAGACTGCATTTTGTCGATTGGGCAGAAATGATCTTTGTCAGTGCAAAAACAGGACAGCGTGTCGAAAAGATTCTAGAGCTTGTGACGCAAGCAGCTGAAGCGCACAAACGCCGAGTTTCTACCTCGGTGATTAATGAAATCCTCGAAGAAGCTGTAAGATGGCATTCGCCACCCACGACGCGTCAAGGGCGTCAAGGTAAAATTTACTATGGCACACAGGTAAGCACTCAACCTCCCTCAATCGCTCTGTTTGTTAATGAAGCCGAGCGTTTCAACACAAACTATCGACGCTACATCGAACATCAATTTCGACAGCACCTAGGCTTTCATGGAACTCCCATTCGTCTACTATGGCGTAGCAAGAAAGCCCGTGACGTAGAAAACACTGCTAATCGTGCAACTCGCGTGTAA
- the plsY gene encoding glycerol-3-phosphate 1-O-acyltransferase PlsY has translation MAVWLILCAAILLVAYLLGSIPTGYTAARLLKGIDIREYGSGSTGATNVLRTLGKGPGLFVLVIDTLKGILAIALVRWSFNFAASQNLIPANISLATWLSWMVAFAGIFAILGHSKSIWLGFTGGKSVATSLGVLLAMSWQVALSTAAVFGVVLAISRIVSLSSIAGAIAVSLLMLVFGQPLPYVLFAIAAGVYVIMRHRSNIQRLLAGTEPKIGQKISTTEESVEP, from the coding sequence ATGGCAGTTTGGTTAATTTTGTGTGCAGCAATTTTGCTAGTGGCTTACCTGTTGGGCTCAATTCCTACAGGTTACACCGCAGCAAGACTGCTAAAAGGTATTGATATTCGCGAATATGGTTCAGGTTCTACTGGTGCGACAAATGTACTGCGGACACTAGGCAAAGGTCCTGGCTTGTTTGTGTTAGTGATTGATACGTTAAAAGGTATCTTAGCGATCGCCCTTGTTCGCTGGAGTTTCAATTTTGCCGCAAGTCAAAATCTGATTCCTGCCAATATCAGTTTGGCAACCTGGCTATCATGGATGGTAGCATTTGCGGGAATTTTTGCCATTCTGGGACATAGTAAATCGATTTGGTTAGGGTTCACGGGTGGTAAATCAGTAGCAACGAGTTTAGGCGTCTTACTCGCAATGTCGTGGCAAGTTGCATTGTCTACTGCTGCGGTATTTGGTGTAGTTTTAGCAATATCGCGAATTGTTTCACTCAGTTCGATTGCAGGCGCGATCGCAGTTTCGCTCTTGATGCTTGTCTTCGGTCAACCTCTACCTTATGTGCTCTTTGCGATCGCTGCTGGTGTCTATGTCATTATGCGCCATCGTAGCAATATACAGCGCTTACTTGCCGGTACAGAACCGAAAATAGGGCAAAAAATTTCCACAACAGAAGAAAGTGTTGAGCCTTAA
- a CDS encoding methyltransferase domain-containing protein, with protein MPNYQETDIRNCSLKNGIFDLVHARYVLIHLPNFQVALSRKIDLLKLGGWLVTEEELEFFCCKSDRR; from the coding sequence ATACCAAACTATCAAGAAACAGATATCCGGAATTGTTCGCTAAAAAATGGTATCTTTGACCTTGTTCATGCGCGTTACGTTCTCATCCATCTTCCTAACTTCCAAGTTGCATTGTCAAGAAAGATCGATTTACTCAAGCTTGGCGGGTGGCTTGTCACCGAAGAAGAACTTGAATTTTTCTGCTGCAAGAGCGATCGCAGGTAA
- a CDS encoding DUF3086 domain-containing protein — MNQDEPQTPEITNETSDEAQAQASPQEFLPEGDASSESESEVDFLVELEQLSQVETDLERDRAIKAQQQLSELESQAAELKKEIAALQSQRKKLSEQVNHAQTALEQVIQESLAQLEQRKQSLQIAVEQLERRQERIRAEMRTTFAGVSQDLAIRVQGFKDYLTGSLQDLAAAAEQLQIAPKISKVKEEPEEIPQSKPVEEPQSTPQFAEPRFQSTAKQIRRLLDEYRAEPDYYGPPWKLRRTFEPIHAERAANWFFTQGGRGALRTMGSRLQNILIASAVISVLHELYGDRLRTLILANTPERLGDWRRGLQDCLGISRPDFGPDRGVGLFETPEAVALKAERLVKGNFMPLIIIDDSEDKISLGLLQFPLWLAFAPDPQKMVREREYDF; from the coding sequence ATGAATCAAGACGAACCACAAACTCCAGAAATAACGAATGAAACCTCTGACGAAGCACAAGCGCAAGCTTCTCCACAAGAATTTCTACCCGAAGGAGATGCAAGTAGCGAATCAGAATCTGAAGTTGATTTTTTAGTCGAGTTAGAACAACTTTCACAAGTCGAAACTGATTTGGAACGCGATCGCGCCATCAAAGCCCAACAACAATTAAGCGAGTTAGAAAGTCAAGCTGCAGAACTTAAAAAAGAAATCGCCGCACTGCAATCGCAGCGTAAAAAACTATCCGAGCAAGTCAATCACGCTCAAACTGCACTTGAACAAGTCATACAAGAATCTTTAGCACAACTCGAACAACGCAAACAGTCGTTACAAATCGCCGTAGAACAACTCGAACGTCGTCAAGAACGAATTCGCGCAGAGATGCGTACCACATTTGCAGGAGTCTCGCAAGACTTGGCAATTCGCGTTCAAGGCTTTAAAGACTATCTTACCGGTAGCTTGCAAGATTTAGCCGCAGCTGCTGAACAATTGCAGATAGCACCAAAAATCTCAAAAGTCAAGGAAGAACCTGAAGAGATTCCCCAATCCAAACCAGTTGAAGAACCACAATCCACACCACAATTCGCCGAACCGCGTTTTCAATCGACGGCAAAGCAAATTCGTCGCTTGCTTGATGAATACCGTGCTGAACCAGATTACTATGGTCCACCGTGGAAACTGCGTCGTACGTTTGAACCCATTCATGCTGAACGTGCCGCGAATTGGTTTTTTACGCAAGGAGGGCGCGGTGCATTACGCACAATGGGTAGCCGCTTACAGAATATCCTGATTGCTTCAGCGGTAATTTCTGTTTTACATGAATTATACGGCGATCGCCTCCGCACGCTCATTCTAGCCAATACTCCGGAACGCCTCGGCGACTGGCGACGCGGTTTACAAGATTGCTTAGGAATTTCGCGCCCTGATTTTGGTCCCGATCGCGGTGTTGGTTTGTTTGAAACTCCTGAAGCGGTAGCCTTAAAAGCTGAACGCCTTGTGAAAGGCAACTTTATGCCGCTGATTATCATTGATGATTCCGAAGATAAAATCAGCTTGGGTCTTCTGCAATTTCCTTTATGGTTAGCCTTCGCTCCCGATCCTCAAAAAATGGTAAGAGAAAGAGAATACGATTTTTGA
- a CDS encoding DUF3119 family protein, with product MTPSSPLSSTTIELAPSYKLPIAIAILAILLLLVSPWLGGAIALFGLFLMFQAGTLRLQFTDTALDIYRGENLIRHFPYQDWENWEIFWFNVPILFYFKEVKSIHFLPIIFDPKLLKSCLEQRFPKRTASS from the coding sequence ATGACTCCTTCCTCTCCACTTTCATCAACAACGATTGAACTTGCGCCGAGCTATAAGTTACCTATCGCGATTGCGATACTGGCAATTTTGCTGTTACTCGTTTCACCATGGCTTGGCGGTGCGATCGCTTTGTTTGGTCTATTTCTCATGTTTCAAGCAGGAACTTTACGCCTACAATTTACAGACACAGCACTTGATATATATCGAGGTGAAAACTTAATTCGTCACTTCCCCTATCAAGATTGGGAAAATTGGGAGATTTTCTGGTTCAATGTTCCTATCCTGTTTTACTTCAAAGAAGTTAAAAGTATTCATTTTCTCCCTATTATTTTCGATCCCAAACTACTGAAAAGCTGTTTAGAACAGCGCTTTCCTAAAAGAACAGCTAGCAGCTAG
- a CDS encoding MlaE family lipid ABC transporter permease subunit yields MSDTRSSSNLGIWSQRLLAAILLCGQVIVHLLQGKIHRRNTLDQMAAVGPESLLIALITAAFVGAVFTIQVAREFIQFGAGNAVGGVLALALTRELAPVLTAVVLAGRVGSAFAAEIGTMRVTEQIDALYMLRTDPIDYLVIPRVIACCVMLPALTLLSLVTGMIGGLLIVTNVYNLSQTTFLDSARNFLDVWDVCSATIKAACFGVLIAIIGCSWGLTTTGGAKGVGQSTTAAVVTALLAIFISNFLLTALMFQGTGSAVLRGI; encoded by the coding sequence TTGAGTGACACGCGCAGTAGTTCAAATTTAGGAATATGGAGTCAGCGGCTGCTGGCGGCAATTTTACTTTGCGGACAAGTCATCGTTCACTTGCTGCAAGGCAAAATTCATCGCCGGAATACACTCGATCAGATGGCAGCTGTAGGACCCGAATCGCTTTTAATTGCCTTGATTACAGCAGCCTTTGTCGGGGCTGTTTTTACTATCCAAGTCGCGCGAGAATTTATCCAATTTGGTGCGGGAAATGCAGTGGGAGGCGTGCTGGCGCTTGCCTTAACTCGCGAACTCGCCCCCGTGCTTACAGCAGTTGTTTTAGCAGGGCGCGTTGGTTCGGCGTTTGCCGCAGAAATTGGCACCATGCGAGTAACTGAACAAATCGATGCGCTGTATATGCTGAGAACTGATCCGATTGATTACCTCGTGATTCCACGCGTGATTGCGTGCTGTGTCATGCTACCAGCTTTGACACTCTTATCGTTAGTAACAGGCATGATCGGGGGATTGCTGATTGTTACCAACGTGTATAATCTTTCTCAAACTACATTTCTCGATTCAGCGCGGAACTTTCTCGATGTATGGGATGTTTGCAGCGCTACGATTAAAGCAGCTTGTTTTGGCGTACTCATTGCGATTATTGGTTGTAGTTGGGGTTTAACAACAACTGGAGGCGCTAAAGGTGTCGGACAATCCACAACAGCCGCCGTTGTGACAGCATTGCTTGCTATTTTTATTAGTAATTTTCTATTGACTGCTTTAATGTTTCAAGGAACAGGCAGCGCAGTGCTACGCGGAATCTGA
- a CDS encoding Hsp20/alpha crystallin family protein, producing the protein MALIRWEPFREVDSLQRDMNRLFDSLMRATDFEPSTSMTFVPAAEIEETPEAVHLRLEIPGMEAKDLDVQVTAEAVAVSGERKSETKTEEKGMTRSEFRYGSFRRVIPLPARIKNDEVQAEYKNGVLNLTLPKAEAEKSKVVKVNIG; encoded by the coding sequence ATGGCATTAATTCGTTGGGAGCCGTTTCGCGAAGTTGACAGTTTGCAAAGGGACATGAATCGCCTATTCGATAGCTTGATGCGTGCAACTGACTTTGAGCCAAGCACCAGTATGACGTTTGTCCCTGCTGCTGAAATCGAGGAAACTCCTGAAGCTGTTCATCTAAGGTTAGAAATTCCAGGAATGGAAGCCAAAGACTTGGATGTACAGGTGACAGCAGAAGCAGTTGCAGTGAGTGGAGAGCGTAAGTCGGAAACCAAAACCGAAGAAAAAGGTATGACTCGCTCAGAATTTCGTTATGGTTCCTTTAGAAGAGTGATTCCTTTACCGGCTCGAATTAAGAATGATGAAGTTCAAGCAGAGTATAAGAATGGTGTCTTGAACTTGACTTTGCCCAAAGCGGAAGCTGAGAAAAGCAAAGTTGTGAAAGTGAATATTGGTTAA